Proteins encoded within one genomic window of Pongo pygmaeus isolate AG05252 chromosome 18, NHGRI_mPonPyg2-v2.0_pri, whole genome shotgun sequence:
- the LOC129015899 gene encoding acyl-coenzyme A synthetase ACSM2B, mitochondrial, whose translation MHWLRKVQGLCTLWGTQMSSRTLYVNSRQLVSVQWGHQEVPAKFNFASDVLDHWADMEKAGKRPPSPALWWVNGKGKELMWNFRELSENSQQAANVLSGACGLQRGDRVAVVLPRVPEWWLVILGCIRAGLIFMPGTIQMKSSDILYRLQMSKAKAIVAGDEVIQEMDTVASECPSLRIKLLVSEKSWDGWLNFKKLLNEASTTHHCVETGSQEASAIYFTSGTSGLPKMAEHSHSSLGLKAKMDAGWTGLQASDIMWTISDTGWILNILGTIMETWTVGACTFVHLLPKFDPLVILKTLSSYPIKNMMSAPIVYRMLLQQDLSSYKFPHLQNCLSGGESLLPETLENWRAQTGLDIREFYGQTETGLTCLVSKTIKIKPGYMGRAASCYDVQVIDDKGNILPPGTEGDIGIRVKPTRPIGIFSGYVDDPEKTAANIRGDFWLLGDRGIKDEDGYFQFMGRADDIINSSGYRIGPSEVENALMEHPAVVETAVISSPDPVRGEVVKAFVVLASQFLSHDPEQLTKELQQHVKSVTAPYKYPRKIEFVLNLPKTVTGKIQRAKLRDKEWKISRKARVQ comes from the exons ATGCATTGGCTGCGAAAAGTTCAGGGACTTTGCACCCTGTGGGGTACTCAGATGTCCAGCCGCACTCTCTACGTTAATAGTAGGCAACTGGTGTCCGTGCAGTGGGGCCACCAGGAAGTGCCGGCCAAGTTTAACTTTGCTAGTGATGTGTTGGATCACTGGGCTGACATGGAGAAG GCTGGCAAGCGACCCCCAAGCCCAGCCCTGTGGTGGGTgaatgggaaggggaaggaattAATGTGGAATTTCAGAGAACTGAGTGAAAATAGCCAGCAGGCAGCCAACGTCCTCTCGGGAGCCTGTGGCCTGCAGCGTGGGGACCGTGTGGCAGTGGTGCTGCCCCGAGTGCCTGAGTGGTGGCTGGTGATCCTGGGCTGCATTCGAGCAG GTCTCATCTTTATGCCTGGAACCATCCAGATGAAATCTAGTGACATACTGTATAGGTTGCAGATGTCCAAGGCCAAGGCTATTGTTGCTGGGGATGAAGTCATCCAAGAAATGGACACAGTGGCATCTGAATGTCCTTCTCTGAGAATTAAGCTACTGGTGTCTGAGAAAAGCTGGGATGGGTGGCTGAACTTCAAGAAACTACTAAA TGAGGCATCCACCACTCATCACTGTGTGGAGACTGGAAGCCAGGAAGCATCTGCCATCTACTTCACTAGTGGGACCAGTGGTCTTCCCAAGATGGCAGAACATTCCCACTCGAGCCTGGGCCTCAAGGCCAAGATGGATGCTGG TTGGACAGGCCTGCAAGCCTCTGATATAATGTGGACCATATCAGACACAGGTTGGATACTGAACATCTTGGGCACAATTATGGAAACTTGGACAGTAGGAGCATGCACATTTGTTCATCTCTTGCCAAAGTTTGACCCACTGGTTATTCTAAAG ACGCTCTCCAGCTACCCAATCAAGAATATGATGAGTGCCCCCATTGTTTACCGAATGTTGCTACAGCAGGATCTTTCCAG TTACAAGTTCCCCCATCTACAGAACTGCCTCTCTGGAGGGGAGTCCCTTCTTCCAGAAACTCTGGAGAACTGGAGGGCCCAGACAGGACTGGACATCCGAGAATTCTATGGCCAGACAGAAACG GGATTAACTTGCCTGGTTTCCAAGACAATAAAAATCAAACCAGGATACATGGGAAGGGCTGCTTCCTGTTATGATGTACAG GTCATAGATGATAAGGGCAACATCCTGCCTCCCGGCACAGAAGGAGACATTGGCATCAGAGTCAAACCCACCAGGCCTATAGGCATCTTCTCTGGCTATGTG GACGATCCCGAGAAGACAGCAGCCAACATTCGAGGAGACTTTTGGCTCCTTGGAGACCGGGGAATCAAAGATGAAGATGGGTATTTCCAGTTTATGGGACGGGCAGATGATATCATTAACTCCAGCGG GTACCGGATTGGACCCTCGGAGGTAGAGAATGCACTGATGGAGCACCCTGCTGTGGTTGAGACGGCTGTGATCAGCAGCCCAGACCCTGTCCGAGGAGAG GTGGTGAAGGCATTTGTGGTCCTGGCCTCGCAGTTCCTATCCCATGACCCAGAACAGCTCACCAAGGAGCTGCAGCAGCATGTGAAGTCAGTGACAGCCCCATACAAGTACCCAAGAAAG